DNA from Kitasatospora herbaricolor:
ACCCACGGTGTGACGTACTTCCACGGCTGCTACTCGATCGGTGACGACACTCTGTGGGGAGTCAACCGGCGCCGCAAGGGCATGGTGAACACGCTGGCTGCGCTCAAGTCGATCCGGGCCGCCCGGCCGGACGGCGCCCCGGTCTACGTGATTCTCGACAACCTTTCCGCCCACAACGGCAAGAAGATCCTCCGCTGGGCGAAGAACAACAACGCCCACCTCTGCTTCACCCCCACCAACGCGTCCTGGGCGAACCCGATCGAGGCCCACTTCGGACCGCTGCGGCAGTTCACCCTTGCCAACTCCAACCACCCCAACCACACGGTCCAGACCCGTGAACTGCACCGTTACCTGCGCAGGCGCAATGCCAACGCCCGCCACCCCGATGTCCTCGCCGCCCAGCGCAAGGAACGCGCCCGTATCCGCAGCGAGAAGGGCCTGCGCTGGGGAGGCCGACCGCTCACCGATGCAGCCTGACCCGCCCCCACATCCAGGAGCCCCGCGATGGCAGTAGAGATCGTCTACGAGACGCACGCCACCACGATCGACAACGTGGCGGGCATCGCCACCGGCTGGCTTCCCGGTCAGCTCTCGGAACTCGGCCGCCGCCAGGCCGCGGAACTCGGCGAACGCCGACGCGCTGGCAACTTCGCCGCGGTGTTCACCTCCGACCTCCATCGAGCCGTGGAAACAGCCCAGATCGCGTTCCCCGACGGCAGGCCCCCAATCCACCAGGACGTTCGGCTACGCGAGTGCAACTACGGCGACCTCAACGGAACCCCGGTCTCCCGCATTGCCGCCCAGCGGGCTCGTCGCATCGACGAACCCTTCCCTGGCGGTCAGAGCTACCGCCAGGTCCTCGCGGCCACCGACATGTTCCTCCACGACCTGGCCATACGCTGGGACGGCAGTCGGATCCTGGTGATCGCCCACTCGGCCAACCGGTGGGTCCTGGACTGCCTGCTCACCGGCGCCTCATTGGAGGACCTCCTCGAAGCCCCACCCGTCTGGCGCCCGGGCTGGGACTACACGCTTCCCGGCGGCTGGATCGCCTCGACCCGGTGAACCTTCTCGGTCACGGCACTAGCGTGGTCGCCACCGACCAGGTCCGTCGGTGGTGCGATGTCAGGGGGCGGGCAGTGGCGACACCCAGAACACCCAACCAGCAGCTGGCCGGCGTGATGGACGAGGTCGGCCTCACCCTCGAAGCGCTGGCCCGCGCCACCAAAGCGGTGGCAGCCGAGTCCGGAGTCCGGCTGGGCACGTCCCGCTCGGCCGTCCACGCCTGGGTGAGCGCCGGTGCCGTTCCGGCGGGCAACACCCCCGCCTACGTCGCCGAGGCGCTGTCCCGAAGACTGCGACGACCTGTCACGGTCGCCGAGATCGGCCTGGGCGAGGACACGAGCACCGACTTCATGCTCCTGAGCCCCGCGGCCGCCGCAACCGAAACCGGAAGGCTCCTCGTGCACCACCGCCGCGATTTCCTCGCCCTTGGCTTCTCCGCCGCGGCCCTCCTGGCCCCGCTGGCTCTCGATCCCCCAACCGCCACGGCTCTGCCCGCAGCCGGCCCCGGACGCCGGATCGGCAGCGGCGAGGTCACGGCGGTGCGCCAGTTCACCGCCGCTTTCCGGACCTCCGACGAGCTCCTGGGCGGCGGGCACGGCCTCAGCGTCGCCGGCGTCTTCCTCAGCGACGTCGTCGCGCCGATGCTGCACGGTACCTACGCCGACGACCGCGTCCGCGCCGACGCCTTCGAAGCCGCCGCCGCGCTGGCCACCCTCGTCGGCTTCAAGTGCCACGACGCCGGATACGAGGGTGCCGCCCAACGCCACTACCAGCTCGCCGTCCACCTCGCCCGCGAAGCCGACCCCGACGACCGCACCGGACAGGCCGCCTGGGGCATGCGGGCCCTCGTCCACCAGGCCCTCGACCTTGGACAGCCCGCAGGCACCGTCGACCTCGCCGAAGCCGCCCTCGCCCGTACCCGCGGCCGCGTAGACAAGCGCACCGAGGCCCTGCTGCTCATCACCGCCGCCCGCGCGCACGGTGCCAGCGGCAGCCCGAACGCCGCCTCGGCCCTGATCGACGCCGCCCGCGACGCCGCCCGCACCGGCACCGACGCGCTGCCCGCCTACGCGGCAGCCGCCGGCCCCACTGACGCCGTCATCGCCTCCCACACCGGCCGCACCCTGACCGAGATGGGCCACCATGCCGCCGCCGAGCGGCATTACCGCGCCGCCCTGACCGACCGCACCGACCACGTCTACCGCCGCACCCGCGCCCTCACCCTCGCCAACATCGCCCGCGCAGTCGCTGCCCAGGACCGCCACGAGGAGGCCGTCAACCTCCTCGCCCGCAGCCTCGACCTGACGGACGGCATCGCCTCCCACCGGGCCCGCCGCGAACTCCTCGCCATGCGGCCGAATTTGGCGCTGTACGCGCGGCGCGGGATCCGCGGCGCGGCCGACCTCGCGGACCGCGCCTCCCGCCTGGCGGCGACCTCGTAGGGCGAGCCGTCCGTACCGGGCGCGAGCGCCTACGGGAGGCAGCGGTCACACCGCGGATGGCAGTTCGGTGCGAATCCGGTGGACGACGTCGCGCACCACAGGCTCGTCGCGCCACCGGCCGAGCCGGTCCACCAGGTCGTGCAGGTAGGTGTGGGCGCGGGGCGAGCGGACCCCTCTGAGGATGTCCACCGACCGGTGCGCCTCGTCCAGCGCCGGTTCGAGGTCGCCGTCGATCAGATGGACGCCGGCCAGCACGGCGCGCCTGATGCCGACCGCCCGGGTGAAGCGCTCCACCGGCATCGCCCCCGCCCGGTCGGCCCACACCATCGCCGACCGGGTCAGGCCCAAATCCCGATGCGCCTCGACGCCGTCGGTGGCCAACCGCTCCGGGGTCAGGTATGAGAGCCACCCGGGGTCGTGCGCCCTGGGCCGGATTCCCGACAGCAACCTCTCGCAAAGGGCAAGGGCCGCTCCCGCGCCAGCGCCGTCGCCCTGCTTGGCCAGGGCCCGGGCCTCGGCGAGCTTGCAGAACGCCAGGACCCTTGGGGCGGCGTGGCCGCGTCCGCGGGCGTAGGCGGCGGAGGCCATCTCCGTGGCCTGCGCGCACCGGCCGGCCAGATACGCCGAGAGGGACATCGTGGCCAGGACGTAGGAGCCCATCTCCACGTCGCCCGCGGCGCGGGCCATGCGCAGCGCCTGGATCAGGAGCCGGTCGGAGGCGGCGCGGTCGCCGGCGTCCATCGCGGCCCACCCGGCCACCCGCGACAGTTCGGCCAGCGCCCTGTGCAGGGCCTGCCCCGTTGAGTCCGAGTACGTGCCCTCCAGGAGCGGCCCGGCTTCCCGCAGGCAGTCCATGACCTGGCTGCGGCGCCAGTTGCCGCCTCCGAAGCGGGAGTCGGCCACCTGCGCTTCGGCGGCCGCCGACCACAGGCGCTCGACGTCAGTCGGGCCGACGCGCACCGATCCGACGTGCTCGTCCGGCTCGTCCGGCTCGTCCGGCTCGTCGGCCGGGTCGGCCAGCCAGCGGAGGGTCGGCGTGGTGAAGGCCGCGCCCGCCGTCAGCAACAGGTCACGACGGTCCACGCTTCTCCAGCAGTTCACGGCACCCGCAAGGGCGGCCTCGCAGTCGTGGGGGAAATCCAACCCGGTGTCCGTCCCGGAAACCGGCGCAACGCCCCACCCTGCATCCGAAAGAGTGACAACCCGGCCCAGAAGGTTGCCGAGCACCTCGACGACGCACTCCTGCGCCGCCTTCCTCGGAGTCGCGCCGGCCAGCCACGCGGCGACGTGGGTGTGGGTGTACGCCGTCCGCCGAACGCCCACCTGCGCCGCGGCGTTGACGAGGCGGGCGAGTTCCCGGTGCGACGCCCCGCACGCCGCTACGAGTGCGCCCAGCCGCACGTTCGGCTGCCTCGTGTCGCCGGTCACGGAGCGACGGAGACCAGGTAGACGTCGTGCTCGCGGTAGCTGTTGTAGTCCGATGGGCAGCCTTGGCCGCTCTCGACATGCGCAGTGGTGATGCCGCGGTTCTTCGCCAGCTCCCAGGCGTCGCCCGAGGTCTCCACCCATCTCCCGGCTGGTACCCGGTCCGCCCCTACGAACTCCAGCACCGCCGGATCGGGCAGGGGCTGGATGGGCAGGTGCTCCATGCCCGGGTCGACCGCGACGTGCCAGTGCAGCGGGGACGTCTGGCCGGGCCGCGCCTGAACCACCCTCACGTCACGGGGGTAGGTGTATCCGTGGACCAGGTGGCCGCCGTACTGGGCGGCGAGGGCCGTCAGCAGTGGCAGGAGGGCGAAGGCCGAGAGGATCATGCCCGCCCCCTTCCGTCGCCTGCGCGAAGTGGATCGCGGTCGGCGCTGGTCGGGCCAGTTGTCGGGCGACCCGGTGCGGGTGGGCACGGGGTGGGGTGAAGGGCGGTCGGTCATGGTCGGCTCGCAGAGGTTGTGCGTCGCGGGGAACGGGATGGTCGGGTCAGGCGGGGGCGGCCGCGTCGAGGGCGCTGGCCTCGGCACGGCCGCCCTGGCCAGGCATTCAGGAGAGCCGGCTGACCGGCTTAGTCACCGTGCGGGGCTGCCGGGTCGCCAGGTGGTGGGCGGCATTCCAGAGCGCCATCAGCGCGTGGATGCTCAAGTCGTTGACCGCCGTACTGGTTCCGGTGTCGGCCATGCCTGCCGGATCAGGACCAGGCCGGGGCGCCGATTGCGCCATCCGCAGCGGGGTTCCCGCGTTCACGGTCGGTGCTCCACCGTGCGGCACCCGGACGGTGGCGGCGGCGACCGGGTGCCGGGTGCTGAGGCCGGTCCTGCTCGCCCTGCACCCGGCAAGACCACCGGTCACCACCCAGCCGGCCGTAAGCAGCAGATCGCCGGTCCGGGAGTGTCACCAGGCGAGCCCTTCTGCGGACAGCGCCGTGACGGGTTGGCGGACGAGGCCCGGTGCGATGCCTGCCGCATCTAGGGCCGCACGCAGTTCATTCGGGTCAACGCTGCCGTCGCAGAGCTGCGCGGCCTGCTCCGGGGTGGCGAGCAGGCGGATCACGGCCGGCTCGCACGGGCGTTGGACCAGCGGTCCGAAGCGGCGCACAACGTCCGCCAGCCGCGCCTGGGCTCCGCGATGCCCGATGAGCTCGGCGTGGGCGGGGCGGGTGGCGACCGTAGTGGCGCAGATGCGGGCCAACGCGCGCGGGAGGTCATCGCCGTCAGCTGGACTGAGCGGGCCACCCGGAAGGCGGGTCCGGCCGGACACCGGGTCGTGGTGCAGCAGTACCAGCCCGGTGGGGGCGAAGAGCCAGCCGGCGACCCCGGTGACGGTCGTCTCGTGGCGTCGGCCGAGGGGCGTCCAGGGTTCGGGTGTGGTCTGGGGCTGGGGTGCGACCTGGTGGATGTCCAGGACCCTCGGGGTGCGGGGGCGGCCGTGCTGGAGCTCGACGCAGGCACCGTCGATCCTGGCGCGCAGCGCGGTGAGGATGCGCTCGGCGTCGCCCGGGACCTGGGTCGCCAGGTCGGTGGGGGTCACCAGACGCAGGGCGCCGCGGTGGCCGCGGTCGGCTGTCAGGGCGGTGAGCTGGGCGTTGGTGAGTGGCGGGTGGTCGTGGACAGTGACGGTTCGGGGCACGGCGGCGTCGGGGTACCAGTCGACGGTGAGGAGTGCTGCGGGGTCCAGGCGGGCGAGACCGGTCAGGGCGGCCGCGTGGCGTGCTGCCGCCTGCGCCGGGCTCTCCTGCGGCAGCGGTGTGCCGCCGGGCAGGGCGGATGGCGTCGAGCCGGCCGGGGTGAGCAGGATGCGCCCGTCGAAGGCGGTGATCAGGAGTTCGGCCCGGATCGCCGGGGTGCCGGCTCCGGTCGTGAGGGTCGCCGGGCGGTCGAGGTTTGGTGCGGTGGTGGTCACGAGGGCGCTCCGGGGCGGGTGTGGGCGGTCTGTGACGCGCTCCGCAGGGCGTCGTGGAGGGTGAGAGGAGGGAAGGAGCTGCGGATGCGGCTGAGGAGGACGGCCCCGGTGACGACGGCTGCGTATCCGGCGAGCGGCAGCGTGGGGACGCCGAGGACCGCGGTCGCTTCCTCGCAC
Protein-coding regions in this window:
- a CDS encoding histidine phosphatase family protein, which encodes MAVEIVYETHATTIDNVAGIATGWLPGQLSELGRRQAAELGERRRAGNFAAVFTSDLHRAVETAQIAFPDGRPPIHQDVRLRECNYGDLNGTPVSRIAAQRARRIDEPFPGGQSYRQVLAATDMFLHDLAIRWDGSRILVIAHSANRWVLDCLLTGASLEDLLEAPPVWRPGWDYTLPGGWIASTR
- a CDS encoding tetratricopeptide repeat protein — translated: MATPRTPNQQLAGVMDEVGLTLEALARATKAVAAESGVRLGTSRSAVHAWVSAGAVPAGNTPAYVAEALSRRLRRPVTVAEIGLGEDTSTDFMLLSPAAAATETGRLLVHHRRDFLALGFSAAALLAPLALDPPTATALPAAGPGRRIGSGEVTAVRQFTAAFRTSDELLGGGHGLSVAGVFLSDVVAPMLHGTYADDRVRADAFEAAAALATLVGFKCHDAGYEGAAQRHYQLAVHLAREADPDDRTGQAAWGMRALVHQALDLGQPAGTVDLAEAALARTRGRVDKRTEALLLITAARAHGASGSPNAASALIDAARDAARTGTDALPAYAAAAGPTDAVIASHTGRTLTEMGHHAAAERHYRAALTDRTDHVYRRTRALTLANIARAVAAQDRHEEAVNLLARSLDLTDGIASHRARRELLAMRPNLALYARRGIRGAADLADRASRLAATS